Proteins co-encoded in one Granulicella cerasi genomic window:
- a CDS encoding polysaccharide biosynthesis/export family protein: MNPFSATRLSSIFSPRSFSQACLALLMIAGTTSALAQTGGGGGGATGGAAGGFGGASISAPSSLSGTSIQSGAQNAQTRSAEATTDRADDATRRAEVSSAVRDVPTEFEEMVLASTGRRVPIFGASLFSGVPSTFAPIDEVPVNDNYVIGPGDEILVQLAGQFNDKLTLRVDRSGAIQLPGVGSVQVAGLHYGQLGSFLNQQLGRYYRNFTLSAQLGRLRTIQIFVVGQARRPGSYSVSSLSTLLNAVFASGGPLPSGSVRDIQVRRGGKVIEHFDLYDLLLHGDKSHDIALASGDVVFFPTVGPQVAIMGSVAVPAIYELKGEKDVASVLELAGGQTNVAAGQTVRLERVHDHADRSMRDISLDSHDPIRDGDIITVTSIIDRFRNAVTLRGNVANPGRYVWHEGMHLSDLFPSREALVTRSYWRKRNQLGQAQQDYAPRSGSQPIDEEGALQVHGSQTERESGSNSSKTATSSDGGGSSVGAALTASNNLFDAKTDVVLSAPDIDWGYAVIERQNKEDLTTSLIPFNLGKLVLDHDASQNLPLQAGDVITIFSKADIRVPGSQQTRYVRLEGEFVASGVYSVQPGETLRALIQRAGGLTSDAYLYASEFTRESTRRVEQQRLAEYADELEAQISAVTASNQARAATSGDQLAATASAADARSAVARLRRMQPIGRIVLDLRPDSQGVDQIPDLALEDGDRFVVPRIPSNVNVQGQVYSANAFLFAPGQTVLKYLERAGGPDREADRKRIFVLRADGSVVSRQYAHVLAAPIYPGDTVVVPPVLDKRAILQRILAISQVIGNIGFGAAAINVLR; this comes from the coding sequence GTGAATCCGTTCTCAGCGACCCGCTTGTCCTCCATCTTTTCCCCCCGCAGCTTCTCGCAGGCGTGCCTTGCTCTGTTGATGATCGCTGGCACCACGTCCGCTCTTGCACAGACGGGCGGCGGTGGCGGCGGAGCCACTGGGGGAGCAGCGGGTGGATTTGGTGGCGCGAGCATTTCGGCTCCATCGTCCTTGAGCGGGACCTCAATACAAAGCGGAGCGCAGAACGCGCAGACGCGTTCGGCAGAAGCGACGACGGATCGCGCAGACGATGCGACGCGTCGCGCAGAGGTCTCCTCTGCGGTTCGCGATGTGCCGACGGAGTTTGAAGAGATGGTGCTGGCCAGCACCGGACGCCGTGTGCCGATCTTTGGTGCGTCGCTCTTCAGCGGTGTGCCTTCGACCTTTGCGCCGATCGACGAGGTTCCCGTCAACGACAACTACGTGATCGGGCCGGGCGATGAAATTCTCGTTCAGCTCGCGGGACAGTTCAATGACAAGCTCACTCTGCGCGTAGATCGCTCAGGCGCGATCCAGTTGCCGGGCGTGGGTTCTGTGCAGGTTGCTGGGCTGCATTACGGGCAGCTCGGGTCATTCCTGAACCAGCAGCTAGGTCGTTACTATCGCAACTTCACGTTGAGCGCACAGCTTGGTCGTCTGCGCACGATTCAGATCTTCGTGGTGGGCCAGGCGCGCCGTCCGGGTTCGTACTCGGTGTCGTCGCTGAGCACGTTGCTCAACGCGGTGTTTGCTTCGGGTGGTCCATTGCCTAGCGGTTCGGTGCGCGACATTCAGGTGCGCCGTGGCGGTAAGGTCATCGAACACTTCGATCTGTACGACCTTCTGTTGCATGGTGATAAGTCGCACGATATCGCACTGGCTTCGGGCGATGTGGTCTTCTTCCCGACGGTGGGTCCGCAGGTAGCGATCATGGGCAGCGTTGCGGTTCCGGCCATCTACGAGCTGAAGGGCGAGAAGGATGTCGCTTCCGTGCTGGAGCTCGCTGGCGGACAGACGAACGTTGCGGCGGGCCAGACGGTTCGCCTCGAGCGCGTACATGACCATGCCGACCGCTCGATGCGCGACATCTCGCTGGATAGCCATGATCCGATTCGCGATGGCGACATCATTACGGTGACCTCGATCATCGATCGCTTCCGCAACGCCGTGACGCTGCGTGGCAACGTGGCGAACCCCGGACGCTATGTCTGGCATGAGGGAATGCACCTCAGCGATCTCTTCCCGTCGCGCGAAGCGCTGGTCACGCGTTCCTACTGGCGCAAGCGCAATCAGCTCGGTCAGGCGCAGCAGGACTATGCACCCCGCTCGGGTTCGCAGCCGATTGATGAAGAAGGCGCGCTGCAGGTACATGGTTCGCAGACGGAGCGTGAGAGCGGAAGTAATTCCAGCAAGACGGCGACCAGCTCGGATGGTGGTGGAAGCTCTGTAGGCGCTGCGCTGACGGCGAGCAACAATCTGTTCGACGCGAAGACGGATGTGGTGCTTTCCGCGCCGGACATCGACTGGGGCTACGCTGTCATTGAACGTCAGAACAAGGAAGATCTAACGACCTCGTTGATTCCGTTCAACCTGGGCAAGCTGGTGCTGGACCATGATGCTTCGCAGAACCTGCCGTTGCAGGCCGGTGATGTCATCACGATCTTCTCGAAGGCCGATATCCGTGTGCCTGGCTCGCAGCAGACGCGCTACGTGCGTCTGGAGGGCGAGTTCGTCGCGTCCGGTGTCTACAGCGTGCAGCCGGGCGAAACTTTGCGCGCCTTGATCCAGCGCGCCGGTGGTCTGACCTCGGATGCGTATCTCTATGCTTCCGAGTTCACGCGCGAGTCGACCCGCCGCGTGGAGCAGCAGCGTCTGGCGGAGTATGCCGACGAGCTGGAAGCGCAGATATCCGCCGTGACCGCGAGCAATCAGGCACGTGCCGCTACGTCGGGCGATCAGCTGGCCGCGACGGCTTCTGCCGCCGATGCGCGGAGCGCCGTGGCGCGCCTGCGCCGTATGCAGCCCATCGGCCGTATCGTGCTGGACCTTCGTCCCGACAGCCAGGGGGTGGATCAGATTCCCGATCTTGCGCTCGAGGACGGTGACCGCTTCGTGGTGCCGCGCATCCCGTCGAACGTGAACGTGCAGGGGCAGGTGTACAGCGCCAATGCGTTCCTGTTCGCCCCCGGCCAAACGGTGTTGAAGTACCTGGAGCGCGCGGGTGGGCCTGACCGTGAGGCGGATCGCAAGCGTATCTTTGTGTTGCGCGCCGACGGTTCGGTGGTCAGCCGCCAGTATGCTCACGTGCTGGCGGCGCCGATCTATCCGGGCGATACGGTGGTGGTTCCGCCGGTGCTGGACAAGCGCGCGATTCTGCAGCGCATCCTGGCAATCTCGCAGGTGATCGGCAACATTGGCTTCGGTGCTGCAGCTATCAACGTGCTGCGGTAG
- a CDS encoding HNH endonuclease signature motif containing protein, with translation MSSSSHQAKTARRLAESGWLRPEQRERGPNGLPLCRWCRLEILAKRRRTFCSEYCVHQWRLRSDPGYLRDQVFLRDRGICALCSSDTVAEYARLKRSRGNSRAIALEMWGLRSVTARRSLWDADHIRPVAEGGGECDLDNLRTLCLMCHREATAELRLRLKGRVAVRLPSEI, from the coding sequence ATGTCCTCGAGCTCCCATCAGGCGAAAACTGCGCGTCGACTTGCCGAGTCGGGCTGGCTTCGGCCGGAGCAGCGTGAGCGCGGGCCGAATGGGCTTCCGCTCTGCCGGTGGTGCCGGCTGGAGATTCTGGCGAAGCGGCGGCGCACCTTCTGTTCCGAATACTGCGTGCACCAGTGGCGTCTGCGGTCGGACCCCGGATATCTGCGCGACCAGGTCTTTCTGCGGGACCGCGGGATCTGTGCGCTGTGCTCCTCGGACACGGTTGCCGAGTATGCGAGGCTGAAGCGTTCGCGCGGAAATTCGAGAGCCATCGCGCTCGAAATGTGGGGTTTGCGGTCTGTGACGGCACGGCGGTCGTTGTGGGACGCCGACCATATCCGCCCCGTTGCGGAGGGCGGGGGAGAGTGCGATCTGGATAATTTGAGGACGCTCTGCCTGATGTGTCATCGGGAAGCGACGGCGGAGTTGCGGCTGCGGCTGAAGGGGCGAGTCGCCGTGCGGCTTCCGTCAGAAATTTGA
- a CDS encoding PExPT-CTERM protein, which translates to MKATSRIVFIGSLLFIPVLAHAQTGCVNSPECPTAVLGLVGAAGAALYARFRSR; encoded by the coding sequence ATGAAGGCAACCTCGCGCATCGTATTTATCGGCTCCCTGCTTTTCATTCCTGTTCTTGCGCACGCTCAGACTGGTTGCGTGAACTCGCCTGAGTGCCCGACGGCTGTTCTCGGCCTGGTCGGTGCTGCTGGCGCTGCGCTGTATGCGCGCTTCCGCTCGCGCTAA
- a CDS encoding GNVR domain-containing protein, with product MKTLFVSTASILPTNMHGQDSAMAAIFGQRSAGALYIGLLSSRSVQDDVIDQLDLMKSFHAKDREAVRGVLASETTVNEGADSLIQLKVKDVSAQRSAQIANAYLVAFRNLNDRLSLTEGAQTRKFFEKQLEQERELLYSAEDRLAKTQKSTGLVDSSSQTQAGIASIQAIRQQITGYEVQLAGLLQRETENAPEVVTMRSQIRQLEAKESQMESSTGAVPVGAAPSAAGMPDKNLDLLRATRDVREHETIVESMSRQYETARLAEAEKSSTFQVIDMALVPDRKAWPPRKTLLYLAIAISFLLGLMGAIAKRFWLRMAADPASQEQFARLRAGRTA from the coding sequence ATGAAGACGCTGTTTGTCAGCACAGCATCGATTCTTCCGACGAACATGCACGGACAGGACTCGGCCATGGCGGCGATCTTTGGCCAGCGCAGCGCCGGCGCTCTGTACATCGGTCTTCTCAGCAGCCGCAGTGTGCAGGATGACGTCATCGATCAACTGGACCTGATGAAGAGCTTCCACGCGAAGGACCGCGAGGCCGTTCGTGGTGTGTTGGCTAGCGAGACTACGGTGAACGAAGGCGCCGATTCGCTGATCCAGTTGAAGGTGAAGGATGTCAGCGCGCAGCGCTCCGCGCAGATTGCCAATGCTTATCTGGTGGCCTTCCGGAACCTGAATGATCGTCTCAGCCTGACCGAAGGCGCGCAGACGCGAAAGTTCTTTGAGAAGCAGTTGGAGCAGGAACGCGAACTGCTGTACTCCGCAGAAGACCGCCTGGCGAAGACGCAGAAGTCGACAGGTCTGGTGGATTCTTCTTCGCAGACGCAGGCGGGAATTGCGTCGATTCAGGCGATTCGCCAGCAGATCACGGGCTACGAGGTACAGCTTGCTGGACTGCTGCAGCGCGAAACGGAGAACGCCCCTGAAGTGGTCACGATGCGTTCGCAGATTCGTCAGCTTGAGGCCAAGGAAAGCCAGATGGAAAGCAGCACCGGTGCGGTTCCCGTCGGCGCTGCGCCGAGCGCTGCGGGTATGCCCGACAAGAACCTGGACCTGCTGCGCGCCACGCGCGATGTACGCGAACACGAAACGATCGTGGAGTCGATGTCGCGCCAGTACGAAACCGCGCGACTGGCGGAGGCTGAGAAGAGCTCTACCTTCCAGGTGATCGATATGGCGCTGGTGCCGGACCGCAAGGCCTGGCCGCCGCGCAAGACGCTGCTCTATCTTGCGATTGCCATCTCGTTCCTTCTGGGCTTGATGGGTGCCATCGCCAAGCGTTTCTGGCTTCGCATGGCGGCTGACCCTGCATCGCAGGAACAGTTTGCCCGTCTACGCGCCGGACGTACGGCGTAA